A stretch of Lysinibacillus agricola DNA encodes these proteins:
- a CDS encoding NAD-dependent epimerase/dehydratase family protein, with product MKKILITGAAGKIGQHITNTLMKQTSYPLRLANINLFPLEKFKKSSVHEVIYLDVSSLEECQEACKNIDIVIHLAGDPSPDADFYSSLLESTIKGSYNIFKAASDNGVSRVVAASSAQTIEGYPLDFQVTDSSPIRPKNMYGVSKCFVEALASYFAYEKQLQSIAIRIGAYDDYKPKGQLLSARDMSAYISPEDFSDLLLKTISAKNLPPFSILHGISDNRFKRLNIEETKRLVGYTPNSDAFKLCGIQFFDR from the coding sequence ATGAAGAAAATTTTAATTACAGGAGCTGCTGGAAAGATTGGTCAACATATAACCAATACTTTAATGAAGCAAACAAGCTATCCATTAAGATTGGCAAATATTAATTTATTTCCTTTAGAAAAATTTAAAAAGTCGTCAGTACATGAAGTTATTTATCTAGATGTATCTAGTTTAGAAGAATGTCAGGAAGCATGTAAAAACATAGATATTGTTATTCATTTAGCAGGAGACCCTTCTCCAGATGCAGATTTTTATAGTTCTTTATTAGAGAGTACTATCAAAGGTTCATACAATATATTTAAAGCCGCATCGGATAACGGTGTATCTAGAGTCGTAGCTGCTTCCAGTGCTCAAACAATTGAAGGATATCCACTAGACTTTCAAGTAACCGATTCTTCACCTATTAGACCAAAGAATATGTATGGGGTTAGTAAATGTTTTGTGGAAGCACTTGCATCTTATTTTGCTTATGAGAAACAGTTACAAAGTATTGCTATCCGTATTGGTGCTTATGACGATTACAAGCCTAAGGGTCAACTACTTTCAGCTCGAGACATGAGTGCGTATATAAGTCCAGAAGATTTTAGTGATCTTCTTCTAAAAACGATTTCTGCTAAAAACCTGCCTCCCTTTTCAATCTTACATGGTATATCTGACAATCGTTTTAAACGTTTAAATATTGAAGAAACAAAAAGATTAGTAGGATATACTCCGAATTCAGATGCATTTAAATTGTGCGGAATTCAATTTTTTGACCGTTAA
- a CDS encoding alpha/beta hydrolase family protein, whose translation MLLIAFNIFLLVWFMFAKNKSQRQLLIGFGISAIFTLLHVVIEGVRWQMIPAYTMTVVPLVMLAIRLKSKPDEGLANKTSAAKLIMLSALTVIYSAVAVALPIIFPVFTFEKPTGPYKIGTVTYDWQDHQREETLTPESGDKRELMVQIWYPADATAEGEKVKYHSDGDVFAEAYSKVMDLPKFLFTTLGYVKTNAIENAMISNQESSYPVLVFSHGFNGQKNQNTFQIEQLVSHGYIVVSIDHTYSSIVSIFPDGRVANYVPQDSDSVTYWNEANEVWVEDAKFVLDQVEKLAKADPDHRFTGRMDMQNIGVFGHSFGGATATQMVMRDSRIKAAINMDGFPYGKRPVSAGELKKPFMVMTADEGAGTEDFAGLIEATLSKDADAERHKNYWLQIKNMTHMGFSDFYLFLPLYEKIEGVDIRSAHHLINDYSLDFFNHYLKKQPLKLLEQTVGDHPEFTLQTN comes from the coding sequence ATGTTACTAATTGCTTTCAATATTTTTCTATTAGTTTGGTTCATGTTCGCTAAGAACAAATCGCAGCGTCAGTTGCTTATTGGTTTTGGTATCTCTGCCATCTTTACATTGCTACATGTGGTTATTGAGGGTGTGCGTTGGCAAATGATTCCTGCCTATACGATGACAGTAGTCCCACTAGTAATGCTCGCTATCAGATTGAAATCCAAGCCTGATGAGGGACTAGCCAACAAGACATCCGCTGCAAAGCTGATTATGCTATCAGCGCTAACTGTGATTTATTCTGCCGTAGCAGTGGCTCTACCAATTATATTTCCAGTGTTCACCTTTGAGAAGCCCACAGGTCCGTACAAAATTGGTACAGTAACCTATGATTGGCAGGATCATCAGCGGGAGGAAACGCTGACACCCGAATCTGGCGACAAGCGAGAGTTAATGGTACAAATTTGGTATCCTGCTGATGCCACGGCTGAAGGTGAGAAGGTTAAGTACCACTCTGATGGGGATGTATTTGCCGAGGCGTACAGTAAAGTGATGGATCTACCCAAATTTTTATTTACAACTCTTGGCTATGTCAAAACAAATGCCATTGAGAATGCGATGATATCCAATCAGGAATCTTCGTATCCTGTTCTTGTCTTTTCACATGGGTTTAATGGGCAAAAAAACCAGAACACATTTCAGATTGAACAATTAGTTAGTCATGGATATATTGTCGTAAGTATAGATCACACTTACAGTAGCATAGTTTCTATTTTTCCAGATGGACGAGTAGCTAATTATGTACCGCAAGATTCGGATTCAGTTACTTATTGGAATGAAGCTAATGAAGTTTGGGTGGAAGACGCAAAATTTGTACTGGATCAAGTAGAAAAGTTGGCCAAAGCTGATCCAGACCATCGTTTTACAGGTCGAATGGATATGCAAAATATAGGTGTGTTTGGTCATTCATTCGGTGGAGCAACAGCTACTCAGATGGTAATGAGGGATTCTAGAATAAAAGCAGCTATTAATATGGATGGTTTTCCATATGGCAAACGTCCAGTTTCCGCGGGCGAGTTGAAGAAACCCTTTATGGTCATGACTGCCGATGAAGGCGCAGGTACTGAGGACTTCGCCGGACTTATAGAGGCAACTTTATCGAAGGATGCGGATGCTGAACGTCATAAAAATTATTGGCTTCAAATTAAAAATATGACGCATATGGGTTTTTCTGATTTTTACTTGTTTTTACCGTTATATGAAAAGATAGAGGGAGTCGATATACGAAGCGCTCATCACCTTATTAACGATTACTCACTAGATTTCTTCAATCACTATTTAAAAAAACAGCCATTGAAGTTATTAGAGCAAACCGTTGGTGATCACCCCGAATTTACTTTACAAACTAATTGA
- a CDS encoding GNAT family N-acetyltransferase: MMNEREFDKIFALMEASFPESERRTYAGQKELLTDPHYRFITETDNNNQIEAFLAAWEFPLFRFVEHIAVDPIMRGSGIGGKIMATYIEESKKPILLEVEYPDTELAQRRIGFYERLGFRLNPFDYVQPPLQKGQDDLPLKIMSYPQLLTDGEFALYREILYSNVYKVKG, translated from the coding sequence ATGATGAACGAAAGAGAGTTTGATAAAATTTTTGCACTTATGGAGGCATCATTTCCAGAAAGTGAGCGGAGAACATATGCGGGACAGAAGGAGTTGCTGACCGATCCACATTACCGTTTCATTACGGAAACGGATAACAACAACCAAATTGAAGCTTTTTTAGCGGCATGGGAATTTCCTTTGTTCCGATTTGTGGAGCATATTGCTGTCGATCCGATCATGCGTGGAAGTGGCATAGGTGGAAAAATAATGGCCACGTATATCGAAGAGTCAAAAAAGCCCATTCTTTTGGAGGTGGAGTATCCTGACACGGAATTGGCGCAACGGAGAATAGGCTTTTATGAGCGATTGGGTTTTCGTCTCAATCCTTTCGACTATGTACAGCCTCCTCTTCAGAAAGGGCAGGACGATTTACCACTTAAAATCATGAGCTACCCTCAACTTTTAACGGATGGAGAGTTTGCCCTTTACAGAGAAATTCTATATTCAAATGTGTATAAGGTTAAGGGTTAA
- a CDS encoding alpha/beta fold hydrolase, whose amino-acid sequence MKDYEIYSLGDVILQSGQKLPQAFLAYKTYGTLNSAKSNAIVYPTWFAGQHTDNEWLIGPGKALDPDKYFIIVPNMLGNGLSSSPSNTPAPFDRANFPLITIYDNVQLQHRLVTEKFGIKKIALVVGWSLGALQTFQWGTSYPEMVERIAPFGGTAKTRPHAQVVFEGLIAALQADSNWKEGFYDSQPVAGLAAMGRAYAPWGFSQAYYLEQLYQSEGYSTLKAYLEDYWDQVFLSFDANDLIAMLRTGINGDISATPEDNRNFEQALNKITAHALVMPGSTDLFFPPEDNAYEVKHMPNVCFQPIESKWGHCFGIGQNEQDSLEIDNYLKQFLQLG is encoded by the coding sequence ATGAAAGATTACGAAATTTATTCACTGGGAGATGTCATACTGCAATCGGGTCAAAAGCTTCCTCAAGCCTTTCTTGCCTATAAAACCTATGGAACTTTAAATTCTGCCAAGTCCAATGCGATTGTCTATCCTACCTGGTTCGCTGGCCAGCACACCGATAATGAGTGGTTAATTGGACCTGGTAAAGCGCTTGACCCAGACAAGTATTTTATTATTGTGCCAAATATGCTTGGGAATGGTCTATCTTCTTCCCCAAGCAATACACCAGCCCCTTTTGACAGAGCAAATTTCCCGCTCATTACGATTTATGATAATGTTCAGCTACAACATCGGCTAGTAACCGAGAAATTTGGTATTAAGAAAATTGCTCTAGTCGTTGGGTGGTCACTTGGAGCACTGCAAACCTTTCAATGGGGAACAAGTTATCCTGAGATGGTCGAGCGGATTGCCCCGTTTGGCGGAACAGCAAAAACCAGACCACATGCTCAAGTTGTTTTTGAAGGGCTTATCGCAGCATTGCAAGCGGACTCTAATTGGAAGGAAGGCTTCTATGACAGTCAGCCTGTAGCAGGACTTGCCGCGATGGGACGCGCCTATGCTCCTTGGGGATTTTCTCAGGCTTATTATTTAGAGCAACTCTATCAGTCGGAGGGATATTCAACATTAAAGGCATATCTGGAAGACTATTGGGATCAAGTGTTTCTTTCTTTTGATGCCAACGATTTGATTGCTATGCTCCGTACAGGAATCAATGGAGATATTAGCGCCACCCCCGAAGACAACAGAAATTTTGAACAGGCATTAAACAAGATCACGGCTCATGCTCTTGTTATGCCAGGATCGACTGATCTGTTCTTCCCTCCTGAGGATAATGCATATGAAGTAAAACATATGCCTAATGTTTGTTTTCAACCTATCGAATCCAAATGGGGACATTGCTTTGGAATCGGACAAAACGAACAGGATTCACTTGAGATAGACAACTATCTGAAACAATTTTTGCAGTTGGGATGA
- a CDS encoding GNAT family N-acetyltransferase yields MQIEKIFEYEINGQLRTELQQLLVECFTDEYPKDRIYFKQLPHFRFIAIDDKNELVGQVGLDYRVMNLNGKPIRVLGIIDLCVSKMKRSQGIGSLILSNIDDFCEGKSVDFLLLFADNKKLYLNAGFKSVNNECTWFKIDDENQTTYGIGHEKMNELMIKEVGNIKWENGKVDLLGYLY; encoded by the coding sequence TTGCAAATTGAAAAAATTTTTGAATATGAAATTAATGGCCAATTGAGAACCGAGTTACAGCAGTTATTAGTAGAGTGTTTTACAGATGAATATCCAAAAGACAGGATTTACTTTAAGCAATTACCGCATTTTAGGTTCATAGCTATTGATGACAAAAATGAACTTGTTGGTCAAGTGGGCTTGGATTATAGAGTAATGAATTTAAACGGGAAACCTATAAGGGTTCTTGGCATAATTGACTTATGTGTATCAAAAATGAAGCGGTCACAGGGAATAGGTTCATTAATACTCTCTAATATAGATGATTTCTGTGAAGGGAAGTCAGTTGATTTTTTACTCTTGTTTGCAGATAACAAAAAATTGTACTTAAATGCAGGATTCAAGTCTGTTAATAATGAGTGTACATGGTTCAAAATCGACGATGAAAATCAAACGACTTACGGAATAGGACATGAAAAAATGAATGAACTAATGATTAAAGAAGTGGGCAATATCAAATGGGAAAATGGCAAGGTCGATTTATTAGGATATCTTTATTAA
- a CDS encoding LysR family transcriptional regulator, which translates to MSLVKYEIFSKAAEVNSFTKTAEELGLTQSAVSHAITSLEKEFNFPLFIRNNSAIKLTQNGKDLLVTIREILYYNDMLKQEVNAINGLNKGTVKVGVFSSISTNWIPYIIKEMEEKYPDIEIQLIEGNYAEIEKWLLESEVDCGFVNNKTTSLHSFDIVKLKTEPLLCVVSEQSPLHSNKHLSVEDIENAPFIMPTYQCFDDIQLFFKENNIQPNIRFENMNENSIFSMVENNLGISILPEMIIPKGLDTIKVIPLELEQTRTIGLAIRRPVSPAVKKFAEISENWVKTWGLN; encoded by the coding sequence ATGAGTTTAGTTAAGTATGAAATTTTTAGTAAAGCAGCAGAGGTAAATAGCTTTACAAAAACCGCGGAAGAATTAGGATTAACGCAATCTGCTGTAAGTCATGCCATTACAAGTTTAGAAAAAGAATTTAACTTTCCTTTATTTATTCGGAATAACTCTGCAATTAAGCTAACTCAGAATGGGAAGGATTTATTAGTCACTATTCGAGAGATTCTATACTATAACGATATGTTAAAGCAGGAAGTAAACGCTATTAACGGATTGAATAAAGGGACGGTAAAGGTAGGGGTATTTAGTAGTATATCTACAAACTGGATTCCTTATATTATCAAGGAAATGGAGGAGAAATATCCTGATATAGAAATACAGCTAATAGAAGGAAACTATGCTGAGATAGAAAAATGGTTGCTAGAAAGTGAAGTGGATTGTGGTTTTGTTAATAACAAAACTACCTCTTTACATTCTTTCGATATTGTAAAGTTAAAGACTGAGCCACTTTTATGTGTAGTATCAGAGCAATCACCTTTACATAGCAACAAACATCTATCGGTTGAAGATATAGAAAATGCTCCTTTCATTATGCCAACATATCAATGCTTTGACGATATACAATTATTTTTTAAAGAGAACAATATCCAGCCAAATATTCGATTCGAAAATATGAATGAAAATTCTATTTTTTCTATGGTTGAAAATAATTTAGGTATTAGCATTTTACCAGAAATGATCATCCCTAAAGGATTGGATACCATAAAGGTCATCCCACTAGAATTAGAACAAACTCGAACGATTGGATTAGCCATTAGAAGGCCTGTTTCACCTGCAGTTAAAAAATTCGCTGAGATTAGTGAGAATTGGGTAAAAACATGGGGCTTAAATTGA
- a CDS encoding serine hydrolase domain-containing protein, translating to MNSTYNQTTDAAIQQLFKNLSPDGPGCAYMASFDDGATYKEAIGLDSIEKKLPITTKTVFNIASSSKQFTAFAILLLEQEGKLSLDDSILKYVPSLGVYAEPVTLRHLIHHTGGLVDYIELAEKEGILYSESLPVEKSLEHLANHPVADFPAGTKYEYSNTGYFLLSIVVEKASGKSLREFSKERIFKPLNMNDTTIVDCYPTDTPVARGYTKNEQEAYEVFESLWEHTGDGAVHTTVEDLVKWGQNFATGTVGGKELVTRMGEVGPKTTPAGELIIDNEDYAFGLSIGEDFDCHYLEHSGLWVSYTAHFMRFLEDHLTIAVLSNYDDFDSEEYAIKMVEIILGKSAKNKD from the coding sequence ATGAATAGTACATACAATCAAACAACAGATGCAGCGATTCAACAATTATTTAAAAACCTCTCACCAGATGGACCAGGGTGTGCTTATATGGCGAGTTTCGATGATGGCGCTACTTATAAAGAGGCCATTGGTTTGGATTCGATAGAGAAAAAACTGCCGATCACAACAAAAACCGTTTTTAATATCGCATCCAGCTCTAAACAATTCACAGCATTCGCCATTTTATTATTAGAACAAGAAGGGAAACTGAGTCTAGACGATTCAATATTAAAATATGTACCTTCTCTAGGTGTATATGCTGAGCCTGTGACTTTAAGGCATTTAATTCATCATACTGGTGGATTAGTAGATTATATTGAATTAGCTGAAAAAGAGGGGATTTTATATTCGGAAAGTTTACCTGTTGAAAAATCACTTGAGCATCTTGCCAATCATCCAGTTGCAGATTTTCCAGCCGGAACAAAATATGAGTATAGTAATACAGGATATTTTTTATTATCTATAGTAGTTGAAAAAGCTAGTGGAAAATCTCTTCGCGAATTTTCGAAGGAGCGTATTTTTAAGCCTTTAAATATGAACGACACAACGATCGTTGATTGTTATCCTACAGATACTCCGGTTGCTCGTGGTTACACGAAGAATGAGCAAGAGGCATATGAAGTTTTTGAAAGCCTTTGGGAACATACTGGAGATGGAGCGGTCCATACAACTGTTGAGGACTTAGTAAAATGGGGACAAAACTTCGCTACAGGTACTGTAGGTGGGAAAGAGCTTGTTACAAGAATGGGAGAGGTAGGACCAAAAACTACTCCAGCTGGTGAGCTAATTATTGATAATGAAGACTATGCTTTTGGCTTGTCTATTGGTGAAGACTTTGATTGTCACTACTTGGAACATTCAGGGCTCTGGGTTAGTTACACTGCACACTTTATGCGCTTCCTTGAAGACCATTTAACGATTGCAGTATTAAGTAATTATGATGATTTTGATAGTGAAGAATATGCTATCAAAATGGTGGAAATTATTTTAGGAAAAAGCGCAAAAAATAAAGATTGA
- a CDS encoding MerR family transcriptional regulator: MYKIGEFSRRNKVSQRMLRYYDEKGLLKPKKDETNGYRYYTNEDIAIANKIKLLRKYHFSIDEIKNVMEMDATSIKGKYEQKIAELYEKTIEYYRVIEEMKTYIEPKNMIKRVNAYDVFCGVRKPFHALCLRKVVDENALELLIDQLLISVNQLNLILKSKHLAIFHSMEEGDNSRYDVEVCQPIVLEEEANDTRIKYFEETNYIYTIHIGNYDSISYAYSALYDWAHSNGYRLDGPFIEKYYTDEFITLYRDEYVTEVSIAIKKR; encoded by the coding sequence TTGTATAAAATCGGGGAATTTTCGAGGAGAAATAAAGTATCCCAAAGAATGTTAAGGTATTACGATGAGAAAGGTTTATTAAAGCCAAAAAAAGATGAAACGAACGGTTATCGATATTATACGAACGAGGATATTGCCATAGCTAATAAAATAAAATTATTGCGTAAATACCATTTCTCCATTGATGAAATAAAAAATGTGATGGAAATGGATGCCACATCAATCAAAGGCAAATATGAACAGAAGATTGCTGAATTGTATGAAAAAACAATTGAATATTACCGTGTTATCGAGGAAATGAAAACCTATATTGAACCGAAAAATATGATAAAAAGGGTAAATGCCTATGACGTGTTTTGTGGTGTAAGGAAACCATTTCATGCTCTATGTTTAAGAAAGGTTGTCGATGAAAATGCCTTGGAATTGTTAATAGATCAACTTCTTATATCCGTAAATCAATTGAATCTAATTTTAAAAAGCAAACACCTTGCGATTTTTCATTCAATGGAGGAGGGAGATAATTCTCGATATGATGTAGAAGTATGTCAACCAATAGTATTAGAAGAGGAAGCAAATGATACTAGAATAAAATATTTTGAGGAAACAAATTATATCTATACCATACATATAGGTAATTATGACAGTATTAGTTATGCTTATAGTGCCTTGTATGACTGGGCTCATTCAAATGGATATCGTTTAGATGGGCCTTTTATAGAAAAATATTATACAGATGAGTTTATTACATTATATAGAGATGAGTATGTCACTGAAGTTAGTATTGCTATAAAAAAACGCTAA
- a CDS encoding TetR/AcrR family transcriptional regulator, with product MYRKEIQMSRMWQYFVDATAQIIEEEGIKNVTARKVAVKAGYTSSTIYNYFGDLSQLIFFASMRFINDYIKEVPGYMDQGETYLEKYILSWECFCNHSFKQPEIYHAIFIADLGETPKSLLENYYAVYNNDLIGIPDEIKMLLLEHNLTKRNKALLEKSIKEKFQGNEYSNEIVEEVNEMCVLIWQGTMSAIMNKRMDYEIEKVVENTIKYMRYILESKIS from the coding sequence ATGTATCGAAAGGAAATACAAATGAGCCGAATGTGGCAGTATTTTGTGGATGCTACGGCACAAATTATTGAAGAAGAAGGAATAAAAAATGTTACAGCAAGAAAGGTAGCCGTAAAAGCAGGTTATACAAGTTCAACTATATATAATTACTTCGGGGATCTTTCTCAATTAATTTTCTTTGCATCTATGAGATTTATTAATGATTATATTAAAGAAGTTCCCGGTTATATGGACCAGGGAGAAACTTATCTTGAAAAGTACATATTGAGCTGGGAATGCTTTTGTAACCATTCATTTAAACAACCTGAAATATATCATGCCATCTTTATCGCCGATCTTGGTGAAACACCAAAAAGTCTGTTAGAAAATTACTACGCAGTGTACAATAATGATCTAATTGGAATTCCAGATGAAATTAAAATGTTACTCTTAGAACATAACTTAACAAAGAGGAATAAGGCTCTTTTAGAAAAGTCAATTAAGGAAAAATTTCAAGGAAATGAATATTCTAATGAAATAGTTGAAGAAGTAAATGAGATGTGCGTTTTGATATGGCAAGGTACAATGTCTGCAATTATGAATAAGCGAATGGATTATGAAATAGAAAAAGTAGTTGAAAATACCATTAAATATATGAGATACATTTTGGAATCAAAAATATCTTAA
- a CDS encoding LysR family transcriptional regulator — MEIRQLKTFWTLASTRSFSRTAEVLNYVPSTVTMQIKALEEELGVKLLDRLGKSVVLTDAGQQLLPYANKILNDVEEARYVSSQSGELTGTVIIGADEVLCTYRLPALLRLFRERYPHVRLLFRPLSSDNLKQSLREGNVDVVFMLDEPVISTDLHTEILLDEPFLMVVSPEHPLATRSTLSIEDFNREQILLSEKGCSYWTFFYRTLLRKGADSLTELEFNSVEAIKQCTMVGLGIALLPEMAIKGEMERGELIALPWDLSEIRFATQMLWHQEKWISPSMSVFIELARSVLK; from the coding sequence TTGGAAATCCGCCAACTTAAAACATTTTGGACGCTTGCTTCCACTCGCAGTTTTAGCCGCACTGCCGAAGTATTGAACTATGTTCCGTCTACTGTAACCATGCAAATCAAGGCTTTAGAAGAAGAATTGGGAGTTAAGCTATTGGATCGATTGGGCAAGAGTGTTGTATTAACAGATGCAGGCCAGCAGCTGTTGCCCTATGCCAACAAAATTTTAAATGATGTAGAGGAGGCTCGGTATGTCTCAAGTCAGAGCGGAGAATTAACTGGCACGGTGATAATCGGTGCAGACGAAGTGCTCTGTACATATCGGTTACCCGCATTGCTCCGGCTTTTTCGTGAACGATATCCGCACGTTCGTCTTTTATTTAGGCCCTTGTCTAGTGACAATTTGAAACAGAGTCTGAGAGAAGGAAATGTTGATGTGGTCTTTATGCTGGATGAACCTGTCATATCTACGGATCTTCATACAGAGATTTTATTGGACGAACCTTTTCTTATGGTAGTTTCACCTGAACATCCATTAGCTACACGCTCTACATTAAGTATCGAAGATTTTAACAGAGAGCAAATTCTATTAAGTGAAAAGGGTTGCTCTTATTGGACTTTCTTCTATCGCACGTTATTGAGAAAAGGGGCCGATAGCTTGACCGAGCTGGAGTTTAATAGTGTAGAGGCTATTAAACAATGCACAATGGTTGGGCTTGGCATTGCTTTACTACCTGAAATGGCGATAAAGGGAGAGATGGAGCGGGGAGAGCTGATCGCTTTACCTTGGGATTTATCTGAAATACGATTTGCTACTCAAATGCTGTGGCATCAAGAGAAATGGATTTCACCATCGATGAGTGTCTTTATCGAATTGGCAAGAAGTGTACTAAAATAG
- a CDS encoding ornithine cyclodeaminase family protein: protein MMTNNEYRNWVKERLNIGEELLYLSMQDVKDTQISVEEILNLTEKAMIAYSERKSEMPAKIGLHSQPDSLMHAMPAYLPDELACGIKWGSNFPTNRERYPDITPTNCQIIYNDHETGMPLSFLDATWITEVRTPAVSLVAAKHLANPEAKTFGMFGCGIQGKAHVKMIERVLPKLEKIYVYDVFEPAMDKLIEICQPLVNATIVKAASYEQVAKQCEVIASAIPIHHNPNPVVKDEWISKGQTLIMCDCHSVYEDSVYKRADIYTLDSIEQHKVLETYGYYPWGLPEIYAETGAVAGGLKQGRTNKDQLIISNNVGMAVEDIIVAKSVFDRALEHNLGIKIPLWKSTKTKVSN from the coding sequence ATGATGACTAATAACGAATATCGTAATTGGGTTAAAGAAAGATTAAATATTGGAGAAGAGCTATTGTATTTAAGTATGCAAGACGTGAAAGACACTCAGATTTCAGTTGAGGAGATTCTTAACTTAACGGAAAAAGCTATGATTGCATATAGCGAAAGAAAGAGTGAAATGCCTGCAAAAATTGGCCTGCATTCTCAGCCTGATTCACTTATGCATGCTATGCCAGCCTATCTCCCTGATGAACTTGCATGTGGCATTAAATGGGGAAGTAACTTTCCTACCAATAGGGAGCGATATCCAGATATAACTCCAACAAATTGTCAAATTATTTATAATGATCATGAAACGGGAATGCCGTTGTCATTTCTTGATGCAACATGGATTACAGAAGTTCGAACACCAGCAGTTTCTTTAGTTGCTGCAAAGCATTTAGCGAACCCTGAAGCAAAAACATTCGGTATGTTTGGATGTGGGATTCAAGGAAAAGCACATGTGAAGATGATTGAAAGAGTGCTACCAAAACTTGAGAAGATTTATGTATATGATGTATTCGAGCCCGCAATGGATAAATTAATTGAAATATGTCAGCCACTAGTAAATGCTACAATTGTTAAAGCTGCATCTTATGAACAAGTTGCTAAACAGTGTGAAGTAATTGCATCTGCAATTCCTATTCATCACAATCCGAATCCTGTCGTAAAAGATGAATGGATTTCAAAGGGGCAGACATTAATAATGTGTGATTGTCACTCGGTATATGAAGATAGCGTTTATAAGCGAGCTGACATTTATACTTTAGACAGTATAGAACAGCATAAGGTTTTGGAAACATATGGGTATTATCCTTGGGGGCTTCCTGAAATCTATGCTGAAACTGGAGCAGTTGCGGGTGGCTTAAAACAAGGAAGAACAAATAAGGATCAGCTTATCATTTCAAATAATGTAGGAATGGCAGTTGAAGATATTATCGTTGCAAAAAGTGTATTTGATAGAGCTTTAGAACATAATTTAGGGATCAAAATTCCTTTATGGAAGAGTACAAAGACAAAAGTCTCCAATTGA